DNA sequence from the Pogona vitticeps strain Pit_001003342236 chromosome 11, PviZW2.1, whole genome shotgun sequence genome:
aaaagacctttctcttcaagcaggattttttttcttactgacTGACCATCTAAGGGAGGTTTTAAAACAGGACGGCttgtgtttttattgcttttaaatatgctttgttaaaagagcctcgtggcgcagtggttaaactgctgcattgcagccaaaactgtggtcACAACCTGGGTAGCCGGTTGACTCAGCcatctatccttccgaggtcggtaaaatgagtacttggctcacggggggagggagggggcaatgtgtagcctgcataattaacttgtgaaccgcccggagagtgttttaagcattatgggttggtatataagcagcacgctttgctttgctttattaatgcttttacctaacatttttaatatcatgtttatttaattctttttaatatttgaataatttactgtttttagcttttaatactgtggTTTTAATCATATAAGCCACTATGGAttctttttttaaggggaaagaaagacaggGTAGAATTATTATAAATAGAAATACTACTATTATTACTGCTACTAACGTTCTGTTCTATTATATTTTGCACTAGCATGTATGGTGTTTTCAGGCAGCATAGGCTGATGACTCCAATTTCATGGGGGCAGTGGATCTGTCTCAGGTTTCACTCTCAAACTTACAGCAgctgtccaaggttctgaaccattcccccctcccaagaAGGTTCTGCATCTTGGCTAGCTCATGAAGTTCAAACTAATTCCTGGAGTGACTGAAGTCATCAATCAGGCTTCACTGCTTTCAGGGCACAAAAAAATGGGTCCTTTCCTAATAAAACTTCCAATCTAAAATTCAAAACAAAGGGAatcaaggaaaataatttttaaaaataccattcaCTTTTTCTTTAGACCTGTGTCAGGATATGGAGCGGGGAATATGTCTGTTCAAACTGGAGATTCCACTCAACAGAACATAAGACTTTGCATAGATCATTTCGTAATAGATTTAGGGGTGAGGTTAATTAACCTTCCAGGtaagcaaacattttttttctacagaGTAATGGACAAATACAAGTTAAACAGGACGGCAGCCTTAAAATGACCAAAGGGGCAGCATTATTCTAGGTCAGGTGTGGGCAAAACTTCCCCTTCCACATGTTATTAGGACTGCCATgcccataatccctcaccatcGGCTATTCTAATCACaaccaatgggagctgtagtccaaaatcatcCGGAGAGCCACAGTTCTTGCTTTGGCAgtgggctggactagatgacccttgagCATGATaatgctatgattctataaatCCAGCTTACGGCTGACAATGCATAAGGTCTTGCACTTCTCCTTATAAGTTGTCCTACTGGATTCTTTTTCCATGTACGAGTCTTACAGCCAATATCCTGGATGTTTTTTCTAAGATGGCTCCAATGCTCCCTTGCTCTAAAATGGCTCCATCAGCCAACAGGTGGTCCAGTTTATGCATCCCATTTATACAGAACCCACGAAGGGCAACTGGAAGGCTATTAGGTCTAGTTCATTTTGCCTAAATCAGTTTGTCTGTCCTTCAGGAATCTCAGCTTTCCTCTTGGCATTTAGCCTGGAACTGAGAATTTGCTGCCCTCTAAATGTTGCTGGATCATTCCCAAAATATACCAATGCCATTTGGGGTTGATAGTTTCTCCATGCCAGACTGAAGGTTTAACTCTGTTATAAGCTGAATCAGCTCTGAGTACAAGAGATTCCACTTTCAACAAACCTGACCTTGGGTTGGATTCAAGATCTGCAAGTATTCGAAAGGCTAACCCAAGGAAAAGATGGagcatacagttgtgccccgctggatgattaccccgtttaacgacgaatccgcttaacgttgaagtttttgtgatcgcaaaaggaTGTTTAGATTGGTTTTTTTCGCTTcacattgatcggttccctgttttgggaacagatttttcgctttacaatgatcagcaaacagctgatcgtcggcttccaaaatggccgccgttttcaaaatggccccccgctgttttctaggacggattcctcactatacaggcaccgaaaatggccgccatatggaggatcttcgctggacgagcaggtattcagcccattggaacgcattgaactggttttcaatgcgtttcaatgggtttttaaatttcgcttgacgatgttttcgctctgcagcgatttcgctggaacgaattaacattgtcaagtgaggcaccactgtaattctcttTGCTCTAGACCCAACtctgggtccccaaatgttcttggactatagctcccagaaatcctggccagcccagctagtagtaaaggcttctggggggtttagtccaagaacatctggggacccaaattcaggaaccactgctctagatgttcttggctccagatgttcttggacttcaactcccagaaatcctggccagcagaggtggtggcaaaggcttctgggagttgtagttcaataacatctggaagcccaacgttgaggaccactgctctagaggatatGACTAGAATGGACGGATAGGCACTTCAGCCACAGATTACGATAAATTTCCCAACAGTGAGAGTAATTTAGgagttaaaaaaacaccaaacctgTGGGCTGTCCTTCATTAGATGCATTTAAGCAGAAACTGGAATGCCACCTTGTACCTGCACTATAGAATTTGCACTAAGCAGGGAACAGAGAGATCTCCAAGATTCTGTCCGACTTCACAACTGGACAATATTGAGTCAGATGGGCATTTGGGCTAATTTAAGGAATGTTGCCTTTCTAACAGTTGGGCTTCAACTcttagaagcctctgtgcagccAATGGTCAAGGGCTATGGAAGTGGgagtccaaacatctggagggccgaaGCCTTCTGCCTTTGCAGGAGAGACAGGCACCCAAGAGCCACCGGTCATACTCAAGCACATCCACACATCTGGAACccggggtggagaaggagagctgCAATCAGCGACTTTCTCTGCCCTTTCTGGGAGGGTGCCCGATACGTACCACCTCTGCGGCCAGACTGCATCATCATACGTCGCCGGACTGTATCAAAGGGATAAGAGGTCAGGCCAGCAACAGCAGTGACCGTCTGAGCAATCATCCAGCTGATCAAGATGTGGGTGTTCTTTGGATCAGGAAGCATtcctgaaaagaggaaaaaattggaaaagggGTCACCAACCTTTTCTGAAACATCAATGCTAGAGAGCACAGAAAAGTTGATTTCTAGAGCTCAGAGAATCCATTCTCAAGCCAGCTTGGCCTTgccagctggggattctggaaacagcagaccccccaaaaagtaacttttgcaagctctgtgtCAATCGCAGGGAATCGGTGCAAGTTCTGAGCAGTTAGCGAGTGAGCCGGCTCTGCTGTTTCTAGTCCAGCTTTGCCGAAAGAATTGAAACTTTGGAGTCAAAACCACATGAAATCTTACCTTTTGCTGTATCGTAGATGCCAAAGTAAGCTGCTCTGTAGATGATGATGCCCTGCACAGAGACGTTGAAGCCTTGGTACAGCCCCCGGAGGCCATCCGACTTGAAGATTTTGACCAAGCAGTCTCCGAGCCCCTTGAACTCGCGTTCAGCTCCTGCTTTCCCTACGTCGGCCGCCAGACGTGTTCGGGCAAAATCGAGAGGGTAGACGAAGCAGAGAGAGGTGGCCCCGGCCGCCCCGCCGGAAGCCAAGTTGCCAGCAAAGTAACGCCAGAATTGGGTTCTTTTGTCAACACCACCCAAGAAGATCTGCTTGTATTTGTCTTTGAAAGCAAAGTTCAGGGCTTGGGTAGGGAAGTATCTGATCACGTTGGCCAAATTCCCACGCCAAAACGACAGAAAGCCCTGCTCCTTGGGGATCCGGACGACGCAGTCTATGATGCCCTTGTACTGCTTTTCCGCCGTGATTTGCATGCTGGCATGTTGCACCTGACAAGGGGGGAAAGAGGGGCAATTGGATTGCTGTTTGGCTAGGTGATCGGATTATATGCAAGCTCTGTGGTTAACCTCCAGCTGAATCAAAGTGTGGAAAGTTATGTTTTCAAATAATTCACCCATGGCCATTAAAAGTGCTGCTAGAAGCCACTCTTTACACTACTTGCGATGTTAGTTCaatcttttatttgctttttaaaaaagtttactcTGTTCTTTTTATCAGTCTCAGAATTTTAACAGTTCCACtcaaaatatctttaaaagtatctggaaaatgttacattaaaccaAGTTGGTTGCTACCATCTGCTATGTTATTTAGAGTAAGTTGCTCCTACTTTTAACTGTTACTTACTGCCAAGCTTTGGGGAGGCGGGGGGCGGACACAAGACATATAGAAGATACGTTATTACAAAGCCTATAAATCATGCTTTGACTCTCAGATGTCCAGTCAAACCACCACATGGCTGAACTCTTGAGACTGAGGGTTCTTCTTGATTCCTTTCCTTCTGGTCCTGCTCTATGGGAAGGAGCCCCCCAATGACCCCCTTTGTCCATCGTGCACAGAGGATGATGGAAGAATGGCTGCTTTCTTACCTATCTTTGAAACTGTATTAATTTGCAGCACGAGAGAAAGAGCCATGACTACCGTGAACTGCTAAATTAGACTTTAGAGGACAATGCCAAACCTTTAGGGAGAAATTAAGAtttacaggattttaaaaaggcagatttttaaaagacccCTCAGTCCTGGCAAGAGGCCCGTTCCCTAAGCAGGTTCCAATTTATTTGGCTTCCTGCAAGAGGACTACGTAATATTTGTAAGTCACCCACCGGCTGATAAGCGAATCATTGCAAGGTGACCTTCCTTTCAAGAGGTTGTGTC
Encoded proteins:
- the SLC25A5 gene encoding ADP/ATP translocase 2 gives rise to the protein MTEQAISFLKDFLAGGVAAAISKTAVAPIERVKLLLQVQHASMQITAEKQYKGIIDCVVRIPKEQGFLSFWRGNLANVIRYFPTQALNFAFKDKYKQIFLGGVDKRTQFWRYFAGNLASGGAAGATSLCFVYPLDFARTRLAADVGKAGAEREFKGLGDCLVKIFKSDGLRGLYQGFNVSVQGIIIYRAAYFGIYDTAKGMLPDPKNTHILISWMIAQTVTAVAGLTSYPFDTVRRRMMMQSGRRGADIMYSGTIDCWRKIARDEGGKAFFKGAWSNVLRGMGGAFVLVLYDEIKKYT